ttaacagAAGGTCAGTCATTATTAAGTCATGGGATCCAAATACAAATTTCAGGAAGGAAGATGTCAAATCTATCCCCATTTGGATTCAGCTTGAAGAGCTTGATCTCAAATACTAGGGACAGAAGTCACTCTTCAAAATTGTAGGCCAGCTTGGTATCCCATAATGGTTGATTCTGTGACTAGGGAAAGGGATCGTCTGAACTTTGCTAGAGTTCTGGTGGAAGTGTTAATGAAGCAGGATTTCCCTAGTATGCTGAAGTTTGAAGACGAATTTGGAAAGAATTCTCAGGTTGGTGTCAAGTATGAATGGAAACCTGTGATGTACTCAACTGTTGTGGGATGGGGCACTTGACAGAGGACTGCAAAAAGAAAGTAGGTACCAAACAAGAGTGGGTGATTAAAGAAGACAGGAGGAAGGAGAAACCCGCCACAGATGATGAGGGTTTTCTGGTTGTTTCTAAGGGGAAAAAGATCAAAGAACAGAAAAAAGAGGTTAGTGAGACTAAGATCAGTAATGGTTTCCAAGTATTGGCAGATGTAGCTGATGGAAATGAGGGAACTATAGTGCAGGAGCCAAAGGTTGAAGAAATCGATAACACGAGAGAGGGGGGAGGTCCCTCTCTTGGTTATGGATAAGTTTCTAGTCTGGAATGTTCGAGGAGCCAACAATCAGCAAAAACAACAACTTATCAAACAGTTCATTAGAACTCAAGGTGTTGGCTTTGTTGGGCTCCTTGAAACAAGGGTCAAGGTTCATAAGATTGGAACCTTGTGCCTCAACGTGTTCAATGGTTGGTGTTTTTCTATGAACATAGCTTGGCACTAAGGAGGGAGGATTGTTATAGCATGGAATGCAATCCGTTTTATTGTTGACATTATCAAATGTACGAACCAACTTATGCATTTGAAAATTTCAACAATTGATGGAAGCTATAGCAGTTTTTTGACAGCTGTATATGGATTTAATGATAGTAAGGAGAGGTTGGAATTGTGGAAGGATCTAAATGCTCTAAAAACAAAGGATAATTGGCTAATCATGGGAGACTTTAATGCCATCATATAGCTAAGGAAGAAAGAGTGGGTCATAGAGTGAAATATCAAGCTGAATTTGAATTTATTGAGTGTATGCAAATCTGTCAGCTAGAAGATGTCAAGGCCACTGGATGCTACTACACCTGGACTAACAAGCAGCATGGTTAGGAGAGAATCTATTCGAAAATTTATAGAGCTCTAGCCAACCATAGCTGGCTTGATAGCTACCCTGATGCAGAAACTTTGTTTCTAAATGAGGGGACTTTTGACCACACACCAGGGATCTTGTCTCTTTTTCCCAAATGGAATTGTGGAAAAAAAACCTTTTAAGTACTTTCGTATGTGGAAATCACATCCTGAATATGATAAGAGGGTTGCTGAAGTATGGAGGAAGGTAATAAGAGGCACCAGCATGTACCGAATAGTATCTAAGCTAAAGGCCTTAAAACTTGTCATGAGAGAGATCAATTAACATGGTTTCTCTGATCTCCAAGCTACTTTGATATAGGCCAAAAATGAACTAGATGAAGTCCAAGGGAAGCTACAAGAAGAACCCCTAAATGCTATGCTTCATGAGCTAGAACTTGCTGCTAGGAATGTATTCTTAACAGCACAACAAAACTATCAGTCTTTTATGCAATTGAAGGCTAAAATTAGCTGGATTCAAGATGGGTATAGCAACACTTCATTATTTCATGCTAGTATCAAACAAAGGAACATGCAGAATCAAGTTTATTCAATTGAGAATGATACTGGAATAAGGGTCTTCGAACCAGACCAGGTTATAAGTGCTTTCATTTCCTATTACAAGTCCCTGCTTGGATCtaaaatggcaaataggaagAAGGTATCTAGTAAGGTTTTGAGTAGAGGCCCTATGCTATCTTCTGAACAGGCTGCTATGCTAACCAGGCCCAGATGGATTCTCAAGTTACTCTTTCAGGATAATTGGGAGCTAATGGGAGAGGATTTATACAGGGCAGTCACTTCTTTTCTTGATTCATGCAAGATCCTCAAGGAAATCAATACAACTGTCCTAACAATGGTGCCTAAGATGAAATGCCCAAACATTATCAAAGATTTTAGGCCAATAACTTGTTGTAATGTTATTTACAAGATTGCAACCAAGCTGTTGTGTTCTAGAATCAAGTGTGTTCTTCCTGAGTTGGTTTCAAGCTCTCAAGGGGGGTTCATACAAGGGAGATTCATCGAGCACAATATTATGATCTGTCAGGACCTAGTAAGGCACTATTGAAGGAAATCAAACAAGCCTAACTGCATGATCAAGCTTGACCTTCAGAAAGCCTATGATACAATTGAATGGGATTTTATAGAGGAGATGCTAACTGGATTATAGTTCCCCAATTCATTCATCCAAACTTTAATGAACTTTGTGAGAGCACCCAGATTCTCTAAAATGTTTAATGGTTCTGTACATGGATTTTTTGATGCAAAAAGGTGATTAAGTCAGGGAGACCCAATGTCTCCTCAATTTTTTTCCTCAGAATGGAATACTTGTCAAGAATACTGAAGGAGGTTGGTGACAAGAGTGTAATGCCTTAACTGTTAGGCACGTTACCTAAGATAattaagaaaccctaatcccctaaaatgGGATTACTAATAAGATTAGCgcggaaattaaactttaattacAAAAGgattgaaaataaacttgtaataattttaactttataaaCCAAAAGTTACATGTATCGGGATCCCAAaaacattttacaaaatactattaCAAGTCCATTtccactagccgacctaagcggcaaaacagagttacaaaattcatcactgatagaccccaacccgcttggtctattgtggcccgaacatgtacatacacCGTTCAGCTCCCATACTCATGGCTAATCAGAAACAGATTTACcgtttcctgcacagtagagcacccgtgagccaatcccagcaagacagtataaaatattgataaacataaatatcatgctaaataaacattaatgcCATTCTCATATGCCTGTATGACATAGatctgcatgttacgctcacatggcTATCTATTTCTATGTAACATAGACCTACGTATTgtgctcacacgtctaaatacaataaggccttagaacggttcatctcggttctaatTACCGAGTACCACCCGATTACGCCTTGAATGCATAATCCTTAATCTCAATATACATATAACACATAATTAATGGTGCCACTGCACTActtgtctatttgctatagacctgtgtgttacgctcacacgcctatatatgtctatgtggcataaactaacgtgttacgctcacacatctatttataaTAAGGCCTTAGTAGGGTTTATCTCGAATATagttaccgagtctaacctaggtatgccttgctcgcataaccctatttatatatatacatgttgaaatatgttttaccaggatctagatttactaccatgtatgttatttaacatcgtaaatatgaatttctaaaacaatgtaatttaaacacatataaagtttcagaaaccttacattgggcgCAACAGAATTAAAATGACTCCTTCGGCTCAGATCCCtcacccttgtatcctgtctgtagcagagtatcaccaagatctgagcccgaatctccttctctctaatttggattcttcacagccttacacactatgattgagtacaacttgatgtgtgtgggcacttactctatcactatatagttcgaaattatgaagagagaaagagagaagagaggttCGAATAGCATAGGGAAGAAGGTTCAAATTTTTGACTGAAGGCAAGTGTGTTCATCATCTTTTGATTTgaggccatcactatctattcaTAGGAAACAACCTAGGTTTcggtttaaattatttggcattaaaaaaaaataaaataaatggtaaaatagagTAATAATGGCCgaccataggatgtgggcccccactttgcaattttgctatttttccagctatttatcttattttctcaaaaatgccatttttccaattcaaccacttaaatgccaaaactatttatttaataaagtctcttaattaacaaataaaccctagaatctctttcctTCACAATTATGCCCTAGcatagtaaaaattcataaactagacatagtttaatttttgaattataattgattaattaaaatcaattaactgagtctttcAAGCattattgtctcaactagtatggggaccatgggcctatacaacagagcttccaataagcagatctagaatttaccaagtaaattccctaacttattaattccttattgaatccaccatagaacttagaattgcactctaagtcatatagaacgctctatatgttccacgatgtagatacgctataaaaatttaaccattgttgtaatcccaataatcaaagatcctctatagatgatttacaccgagtaaggacaaatttaccgtttcacccctcaatgtattttatccttaaagcacttagcttcctataaatgattttttagtaatctaatataatcactcaaataagagctcttccatttatctctattaagccaggctcaaaggaaatcatcttttcagttctatgtccagatagaagctatagattccatatctatgtttagcgctcccactcaattgtactatcatgtttccaaaatgtacgtatcacccataccaaaaagtaggcttaactaacaaatcaaagaacacaaatatcggtaccagtccaatgtatactccatacatcttaaacaagtgatattgactaagcatgtcaggattaaaatcttttgatctaagatcaacaagtgatatttacatgtagttttcatgtgtttatggtttaatgtgtacaaaatctgttaagtccagaacatattgttattcacaattacagtgatgtcaacacaatggaatgtaattgtgattatgtgcttcaaaagataatgcccttgattcatcagtgcactggatttacactgatgtgataatcagcgataaagtatacttacaccttggataagtgttatgttctttccagaacattggcaaagtatgctagtttaagatgtatggagtatacattggactggtaccgatattgatcttggtaaagatatagAATCTTACttttgtatctttctaagtcaatatcacttgttgatcttagatcaaaagattttaatcctgacatgcttaggttcaatctcaagagttttatttgtgttctttgatttgttagttaagcctacttttgggtcagggtgatacgtacattttgggaacatgatagtataattgagttggagcgctaaacatagatatgaaatctataacttctataggtatttagaagtgaaacgatgatttccttcgagcttggctaaacagagataaatggttgagtgctcatttcacttcgctgaaatatcattcatacggagctaagtgttttaaggataaaatacgttgaagggtgtaacggtaatttagtccctatacaatgtagatcatctattagaggatcattgatcaaattaggattatacaatggataattaatagtgtatctatatcttgaaacatatagagcgatctatatgactgagagtgcaattctaagttctatgcgtggatgcaacaaggaattaataagtcaatagatttacttggtaaattcttgatctgcttattggaagcttggttatataggcccatagtccccatactagttgagaccatactgcttgtaagactcaattaattgattttaattaatcaaattataattctaaagttagactatgtctagtttatgaattttcactaagcaagggcaaatttgtgaagaaaagagattctaggttttatttattaattaagagactttatatgtctaattaataaatatattaaatgacaatattatttaataattaatttttagttattaaataattggaattggcatttaagtgattaaattggaaaattggcgtttttgagaaaatgggatgggaaaatgacaaaatggcaaaatcgcAATGTGGGCCGAATAACTATCCTATGGTTGGCCACACTTGTagaattttaccatttatttttctattattttaatgccaaataattctaatctaaacctaggtggttaccgataaatagatagtgatggcttaaaAGAAAGAGATTGATGAGACATCacattccttcagtaaaattttaagccttcttttctctatagccgaaaccattccttctcttttcttcataaaatttttgaaccttgagtgaatgagtgagtgcccacacacatcaagtggtatctcaatcatagtgtggaagattgtgaagaatccaatcaacaagaaggagaatcagactaaaggaaggagagaaagagatcctggttcagatcttggtgatgctttggtacagaaaggaatcaatggctagagatctgaacggaaggagtcattatattccgctgcacccaatgtaaggtttcctaaattttatatgtgtttatttcattgttttagaattcatattaggatgttaatgaaacatacttgttaataaatctagatcttggtaaaatatttccaacaggaaCGTGATATAAAACGATTTAGTGCAGCGACTTTACCTGTAAGGCCCTGGACTTCTTTTAGTTTGGTGGGAGATCACATCTCTACCAaagcttttatttttgcaggATTGGCCTCGATTCCTCGGTGTCCTTAGGACATGCTTTATTTAAATCTGTGAAATCGatgcatgtgcgccatgagccatttgACTTTCGCACAAGTACAGGATTTGCTAACCAGTTTGGGTAGAATGACTCCCTTATCCATATGCCAAAAGGTGGTCAACTTCTTCATCAAGCACTTGGTACCTCatggggtccattttgcggcgcttctATCGAACACCTCGCACTTCTGGGTCAATGTTCAatcgatgacacatgacctgcggTGATATTGCGACCATGTCAAAATGTTTCCATGCAAAAAACATCcaaattttttttgagaaaagtgACAAGCTTTTCTCGCTGTTGAAAGGTTAGTTTAGAGCCAATCTTTAAAACTTTACTATGATCAAAAGGATCGATTGGTACCTCAATGGTTTCTTCGACAGCTTGTGCAGTATTGGTGTAATCAAGGATCCACGAATCCTAATCAGGTTTTTCTACATGCAATATCTCCGCAATTCTGAAAATTTCTCGTCGAGGAGGTGGTGCTTCAAGTAAATATATCACATTTACCGATTTCTTCTTTTCTGCGAGCTTCAGTGTTGTGTTGTAGCACTCCCTTGAATCCGATTGGACTCCTCGCACGGATCCCACACCCGCGAGGGTAAGGAATTTCATCATAAGATGGTAGATGGAGGTTATTATCTTCATATCTTTCAAAATGGGGCGACCTATCACTGCGTTGTATGTGGAATACTGGTCGATTATTGTAAAATCGGCCATTGACTTGGCCGTGACAGGGTTGGTTTCCAAGGTAATTTGTAGCTTGATCATTCCTTTCAGTGCAATTGTATCTCTAGTGAACCCATAGATACTCGAGGTTACATGTTGCAAAACCTTCTCGTGCAACCCCATTCGCTTAAAAGCTTAGAAATTGAGAAGATTAACTGAACTTCCATTGTCCACTAAAATTCAGTGGACATTATCTCCTCCAATATTTGTGACGATCACGAGTGCGTCAGCGTGTGGATGATGAACCCACCTGGTGTCAGTCTCCATGAAAGTTATGTCATCGCATTCCTTCTTGAAAACTTCTTAGGTCGCTCACTTAGATTATTTACATTGGTTATTGGTTTTTCTTTTGCTTCTTTGGCATATCGCTCTTGCAACTTTTTAAAATCTCCACCAATATGGGGTCCTCCAATAATAGTTAAGATATTGTGAGGAGTTCGGAACCACTTGCATTGTTTGTCTCGTCATTctcatccgcttggggatgagTTTCTCCATTTTCTTGCACTTACTAAATTTTCCTCGTCTGATTCATTCTTTGATTTTGTCCTGTAGGAACCAACATTCTAGAGTGGTATGGTCGATGTCCTTATGGTACTTGCAAAACTTCTTCGGATCTGTTTTGTCACGATTCCCTCTGATTGGGGGAGGCTTTCTGAAGACTCCATTCTTCTCTTCAATTGCATAAATATGATCCCGAGGGACCGCCAATTCAGTGTAATTAACAAAGCGTGGTCCTCCTTTTCTCTTTGGAGATGTTTCCTTCTTGGAAGGGGACTTAGCAAGCTTTGGACTTCGCTGCCCCTAGGGGctgcgtcttcttgggcttcTACCTCTAGGGGTTCTTTCCTTTAGGACTTCAAGAGCGTGATCGTGGTATAGGTGACTCACGTTTCTCCTTCACCCTTTCTAGTTCAGCCAAGGAATTCTCGATTATCTTGTGTggtttatgttggaaattattttaccaggatcttagatctactcacaagtatgtttattaacaccctaaatatgaactttctaaaacgatgaaattaaacacatataaagttaaagaaaccttacattgggtgcagcggaatataatgactcctttcgttcagatatctagcccttgattcctttctgtagcagagcattatcaatatctgaacctggatctctttctctgaatctttgatgctgaaacctccttcttgctgaaagtctttcttcacgatcttcctcactatgattgaggtatcacttgctgtgtgtgggcactactcatacactaagaatttcgaaattcaagagggaagagaaagaagaagtggcagctaaagatagggagagagaaagactcaggtttttctctgaaggaaaaatagaaaatttaagtgtaaatttcctgaagccttcactatctatttatagcattccactagggttaggtttgaattatttggcattaaaataatgaaaatatgagagggaaaaccctacaaaactGGCCGGCCgtgcaaggtggatttgggcctcacttttgcaattttgcagttttatcttttctgcatctgattttctcaaaaatgccaattttctaattcaaccatttaaatgccaattctaactatttaataactataaataattattaaataatattgtcatttatcatatttattaattgaaccatacaaagtatcataattaacaaatatgccactataacctctttctttacaatttcacccttacttagtgaaaaattcacaaatagacatagtctaatttgagaattataattgattaatcaaaaccaattacatgagtcttacaagcaatattatctcaactagtgggggggaccatgggtctatataaccgagcttccaataagtagatcaagaatttagcactaaaattcactaacttattaattcttcgttgaatccacgcatagaacttagaattgcactctcagtatatagaatgctctatatgttccaccatatagacacatcattagttatccattgttataatcctaatgtgatcaatgatcctctatatgaatgatctacactgtaaagggattaaattaccgttacaccctacaatgtattttatccttaaaacacttgaccccgtataaatgatatttcagcttatgtgaaatgagtactccaccatttatgttcgtttggtcaagctcgaaggagatcatcctttgcttactattcgccagatagaagctatagattccatgtttatgctagcgctcccactcaattgcactaccgtgttcccaaaatgtacgtatcaccctgacctaaaagtaggcttaactaacaaatcaaagaacacgaatagcctttcaagattgagcctaatcataacaggattaagaacatttgatctaggatcaactaggtgatattgacttgaatagatattacggtaagtttaattaaatctaattcaaagttcaatatcggtcccttccgatgcatactccatgcatccaacctgagctttactttaaccaatgctctggaaagaacatagcacttctccaaatgcaagtaaactctgttgtagattatcatatcagtaaaatcctacgtctgataaatctagtaaactttattcacatagtcatgtttactttccaatgtgttgacggcacaataaacaggatcaagtatgtgaaaagggtttcagatgaatttatacattatgtacatataatcatgaaataaatcatgtgaaccatgcaacattaaatgttatttatgatctatattaataagtaaatctgattatattgaaatgagttttatttagggcataaaacccaacaaactcccacttgcactaatataaaacaaaaagtgcgtttcaaataatctcaacaccttgatatacaaatcaagtgtagtagtagtaaactacTCGTAAttggatctgaaaggttgaattaaccacaaccttttctccaccattactcttccttaatcacaaaatcattgataatgtgaaattcctctctatatgtctactctcttgggatactggattctatacctttggcaactacttttggttaatcaggaaattaacactagtagtttaggcaatttggaatggtgccaaagatgtatagaactttccttagactgaataagtacctttcctgcaactttaacattcagtccctctctggtagacctagagacttcagataggtttttacacttctccaaaatcactattccacccccagagtaaccaccatcttatcagaaagatttactagcacaaaggcaaatttcgaaatctgatatggtgtagtctaagagttttaaacacacccttatagactaacatatagttcctcttcttaatcttaggatttacttgattgtcttccaatgttcttctctggattaatctgatacctactcattactcccactcaacagcaggtgtctggtctaaggcatacaaaagcatatataagacctctcactgatgatttaagaaattctgtcatggctttatcttttctggaatagttgagacttttccttagataaataaaatctatgtctaagaagttgtgaagcttctatagattgccattagaaagaaaatgcttcagcatcttactaaagtaagttgcttgcattagagtaagtaattcccaggtataccacaagccatatgtTTGAATaacctcaaacctataatactaggaacaggaagtttgttaagtccattgaatagacttataaacgaaaatttccttttatgtccttgtaatagaaagctttaggttactccatgtgaatggattaaaccatagttctattggctttcttcttagtttcttatcttgacaatccattacttgtttaaactcacaatggattttaatcactagtgtctcccaagtcataagaaggtgagttcctagaaactctcccacctacgacgaggtaccgtgaattatgtctaagaaaactaaatggtattgatctcttcggttgtgacaagacaacagaggcagtgggatcatcatatgttatataagatgatagaacacttttggaatcaagaaaaatatctcctttatttgctacttgtttttcagacttagtcattttcttagaaaagtagtatttgtttgatcaaacactttcttatctattgacaatgggatggtccacccctaatcacttagaatagctaacaaaccatggttaacagttctagcttttcttaagaatttgattaggtcatccatgagtctagtaatgatttacattaagtacccaaccattacatcattctaaaattgtattaccatagaaggaattaggcaacgactagtaactaatcatcaacatgcaactcgaaatttctggggaggtaagtttggatataattcaaaaatcaatttaatgatctttgaactgcatatcaactaactatttctccacccctatcagttcgcaagatctttaaccacttaccttaatggttttaaccattgctagaaattaatgaaatttttaaaacatttcaaatttcttgctaaaaggtataatctagagttatcgttttaagaatacaacgaaaaactcatatccacccctgaatgtacatccatctgcgaatgagatgaacttactttcactggatataggcatgttaactctttgcagagattgatcttgtcaaatccactatgaacaagatacaaatgccatagattaaaaaaaaatggtagtgtcttttgatgacataggtttagttacatcaaagagttcttagaatactgcaagtggatcctggtcacagaatacctaactcatattccatacagttttaatccattaatagaagatggatattaaacacttgagaaagtgtaactgtattgtattttggaattagaaatataagaaaatttcttttggattctaaaattaaagtcaaagactttaattcaaccaaatataatgagtaattctttcttggaccaccactactatttaaactctaagtcagatttgcccatacaagtaggagatttctaagattgaggatttatatcaattgggaatagaatttcgagattataatcatatgcgtcatttaatttcttaagagaaaatataatgacatgaaatgatttatagaccattcatccaatgatatattattgagctaattcaaaatgaataagctaagagaaattaggataatttcgtttataaataagaatccaacgatgcttcgattagcgaaagacaaagtaatcttatttatgtaatcttcttatttcatattgtaaaaatactagtctaaggtgtcatcaattgatgaacagctagatgttgcatatacaatatttatctttcgagatcttacactattatgtagtctaatggtgaaaatccattagggatttatctcattagaaaaacaaacatgttagaccaacaatgaagattcaaaattaaactacaacttaataacagaaaataacatggttcaatataaattcatacactattcagaaattataagcatatagcaagtaggaatgataagtgaaaatactaaaacatac
This Cannabis sativa cultivar Pink pepper isolate KNU-18-1 chromosome 6, ASM2916894v1, whole genome shotgun sequence DNA region includes the following protein-coding sequences:
- the LOC115695273 gene encoding uncharacterized protein LOC115695273; amino-acid sequence: MGLHEKVLQHVTSSIYGFTRDTIALKGMIKLQITLETNPVTAKSMADFTIIDQYSTYNAVIGRPILKDMKIITSIYHLMMKFLTLAGVGSVRGVQSDSRECYNTTLKLAEKKKSVNVIYLLEAPPPRREIFRIAEILHVEKPD